In one Kitasatospora cineracea genomic region, the following are encoded:
- a CDS encoding glycosyl hydrolase family 18 protein: MPERATPARSAARPGRRPLKAGTALATATALVAGAAGLVTAMGGASSAATVNLLANGDFESGTLTGWNCSAGLGSITSTAPHGGSKALQAAASASDSAQCSQTVTVSPNTTYSLSGWLKGNYTYLGVTGTGTTDTSAWGSSTDWANRSTIFTTGASTTSVTVYTHGWYGQGTYYADDLVLTGPGGSGSSSPSPSGSSSASASASASASASASASPSSSASPSRSASPSASASSTGTPGGDGVVTTPTGLSASVAGTAVTLKWNASTDNAQNGNSAVYRIFTGGTTTQTATSMGTTVTVSSLLPNTAYSFTVQGYDKDGHSSGFTAPVTVTTGAAPGGALKSAYFAQWGIYGNKYYPSTMASTGAAGGLNTMTYAFANIDPSTLSCFETIKAADTNDNNPNAGDGAGDAFADYQKGYTADIAVDGTTDAWTQPLKGNFNQLRELKAKYPNLKITMSLGGWTYSKYFSDAAATDASRKKLVSSCLDMFIKGNLPSIQGDATGGAAAAMGIFDGIDIDWEYPASAGGHTGNHYAAADTANYTALLAEFRNQLDAYGQTVGKKYLLTAALPSGQDKIALLQTDQIGKYLDYGNVMSYDMHGAWDATGPTNLQDPLYDSPNDPSNPVAPGTQKYTVDNAVNAYLNGAPAYGIKGGFPAKKLVLGVPFYMRGWTGVPAGSNYGLYQSATGPAAAQGTSQTAGVAFWKELAAAGKTTGSSVHWDPTTQSSWIYDGTSLWTGDTPQAIAARGSYATSKGLGGIFAYSLEADDPSGTLVNAMTGSMK; encoded by the coding sequence ATGCCCGAACGCGCCACACCCGCGCGCTCCGCCGCCCGCCCCGGGCGGCGTCCGCTGAAGGCCGGCACCGCGCTGGCGACCGCGACCGCACTGGTGGCCGGCGCCGCCGGACTGGTCACCGCGATGGGCGGCGCCTCCTCGGCCGCCACCGTCAACCTGCTGGCCAACGGCGACTTCGAGAGCGGCACGCTGACCGGCTGGAACTGCTCGGCCGGCCTCGGCTCGATCACCTCCACCGCCCCGCACGGCGGCAGCAAGGCGCTGCAGGCGGCGGCCTCCGCGTCGGACAGCGCCCAGTGCTCGCAGACCGTCACGGTCAGCCCGAACACCACGTACAGCCTGAGCGGCTGGCTGAAGGGCAACTACACCTACCTGGGCGTCACCGGGACGGGCACCACCGACACCAGCGCCTGGGGCTCCAGCACCGACTGGGCCAACCGCAGCACCATCTTCACCACCGGCGCCTCGACCACCTCGGTGACGGTCTACACCCACGGCTGGTACGGCCAGGGCACCTACTACGCGGACGACCTGGTCCTCACCGGCCCGGGCGGGTCGGGCTCCAGCAGCCCGTCGCCGAGCGGGAGTTCGAGCGCCAGTGCCAGTGCCAGTGCCAGTGCGAGCGCGAGCGCTTCGGCGAGCCCGTCCTCGTCCGCCTCCCCCTCGCGGAGCGCCTCGCCGTCGGCCAGCGCCTCCAGCACCGGGACGCCGGGCGGGGACGGGGTGGTGACCACGCCGACCGGGCTGAGCGCGAGCGTGGCGGGCACCGCGGTGACGCTGAAGTGGAACGCCTCGACCGACAACGCGCAGAACGGCAACAGCGCGGTCTACCGGATCTTCACCGGCGGGACCACGACCCAGACCGCGACCTCGATGGGCACCACGGTCACCGTCTCCTCGCTGCTGCCGAACACCGCGTACTCCTTCACCGTGCAGGGCTACGACAAGGACGGGCACAGCAGCGGGTTCACCGCGCCGGTGACCGTGACCACCGGGGCGGCCCCGGGCGGGGCGCTGAAGTCGGCGTACTTCGCGCAGTGGGGCATCTACGGGAACAAGTACTACCCGTCGACGATGGCCTCGACCGGCGCGGCGGGCGGGCTGAACACGATGACCTACGCGTTCGCCAACATCGACCCGTCCACGCTGAGCTGCTTCGAGACGATCAAGGCCGCGGACACCAACGACAACAACCCGAACGCCGGCGACGGCGCGGGCGACGCGTTCGCGGACTACCAGAAGGGCTACACCGCGGACATCGCGGTGGACGGCACCACCGACGCCTGGACCCAGCCGCTGAAGGGCAACTTCAACCAGCTGCGCGAGCTCAAGGCGAAGTACCCGAACCTGAAGATCACCATGTCGCTGGGCGGCTGGACGTACTCCAAGTACTTCTCGGACGCGGCGGCCACCGACGCCTCGCGCAAGAAGCTGGTCTCCTCCTGCCTCGACATGTTCATCAAGGGCAACCTGCCCTCGATCCAGGGCGACGCCACCGGCGGCGCCGCCGCGGCGATGGGCATCTTCGACGGCATCGACATCGACTGGGAGTACCCGGCCTCCGCGGGCGGCCACACCGGCAACCACTACGCGGCCGCCGACACCGCCAACTACACCGCGCTGCTGGCCGAGTTCCGCAACCAGCTGGACGCGTACGGGCAGACCGTCGGCAAGAAGTACCTGCTCACCGCGGCCCTGCCGTCCGGCCAGGACAAGATCGCGCTGCTGCAGACCGACCAGATCGGCAAGTACCTGGACTACGGCAACGTGATGTCCTACGACATGCACGGCGCCTGGGACGCGACCGGTCCGACCAACCTGCAGGACCCGCTGTACGACAGCCCGAACGACCCGAGCAACCCCGTCGCCCCGGGCACCCAGAAGTACACCGTGGACAACGCGGTCAACGCCTACCTGAACGGCGCCCCGGCGTACGGGATCAAGGGCGGCTTCCCGGCGAAGAAGCTGGTGCTGGGCGTGCCGTTCTACATGCGCGGGTGGACCGGGGTGCCGGCCGGCTCGAACTACGGCCTGTACCAGAGCGCGACCGGCCCGGCGGCGGCGCAGGGCACCAGCCAGACCGCCGGCGTGGCGTTCTGGAAGGAGCTGGCGGCGGCCGGCAAGACCACCGGTTCCTCGGTGCACTGGGACCCGACCACGCAGAGCTCGTGGATCTACGACGGCACCAGCCTGTGGACCGGTGACACCCCGCAGGCGATCGCGGCGCGCGGCTCGTACGCCACCTCCAAGGGCCTCGGCGGCATCTTCGCCTACTCGCTGGAGGCGGACGACCCGTCCGGAACCCTCGTCAACGCGATGACCGGAAGCATGAAGTAG